In Chryseobacterium gotjawalense, the following are encoded in one genomic region:
- a CDS encoding NAD(P)H-binding protein, which translates to MKALIIGATGATGKDLVYQLLQDSDFKEVDVFVRKPLNINDSKLRTHVVDFEKPDEWKDLVKGDVAFSCLGTTLKAAGSKEAQKKVDVDYQYNFAKSAKENEVEDFILVSAYGASATSKMFYSQLKGELEEKIKKLHFNKVTIFQPGMLERKSSDRFGEVAGAKVIKFINKLGLLKSQKPLPTDVLAHAMINASKIKSNGYSKIKLGSIFSFADKHN; encoded by the coding sequence ATGAAAGCATTAATCATCGGCGCTACCGGCGCGACAGGAAAAGATTTAGTTTATCAACTCCTACAGGATTCTGATTTTAAGGAAGTTGATGTATTTGTAAGAAAACCTTTAAACATCAATGATTCAAAATTAAGAACGCATGTCGTTGATTTTGAAAAACCTGACGAATGGAAAGATCTGGTAAAAGGTGATGTTGCGTTTTCCTGTCTCGGTACCACGTTGAAAGCGGCCGGAAGTAAGGAAGCGCAAAAAAAAGTAGATGTGGATTATCAATATAACTTCGCTAAAAGTGCAAAGGAAAATGAAGTAGAAGATTTTATTTTGGTTTCTGCCTACGGTGCAAGTGCGACCTCAAAAATGTTTTATTCTCAGCTAAAAGGGGAATTGGAAGAAAAAATAAAAAAGTTGCATTTCAACAAAGTCACGATTTTTCAGCCGGGAATGCTGGAGCGGAAAAGTTCTGACCGGTTCGGTGAAGTTGCTGGCGCAAAAGTAATTAAATTCATCAACAAATTAGGTCTGCTAAAAAGCCAAAAACCTTTGCCAACTGATGTTCTCGCTCACGCAATGATTAATGCATCAAAAATAAAATCGAACGGTTATTCCAAAATTAAATTAGGAAGTATTTTCAGTTTTGCGGATAAACATAATTGA
- the frr gene encoding ribosome recycling factor: MEELELIVGMVKQEMDAAIKHLEHAFQKIRAGRASTTMVQDVMVEYYGAPTPLSQVANVMIPDAMTISIQPWDRTAIGAIEKAIINSNLGFAPSNNGDNIILNVPPLTEERRRELSKQAKSEAEATKITVRNARQDGMKELRKLEGVSEDLIKDEEAKIQLITDKYIKLCDDHFKVKEGEIMKI; the protein is encoded by the coding sequence ATGGAAGAATTAGAACTTATTGTAGGAATGGTCAAGCAGGAAATGGATGCGGCCATTAAACATTTGGAACATGCTTTTCAGAAAATTAGAGCCGGCCGTGCTTCTACAACCATGGTGCAAGACGTTATGGTAGAGTATTACGGCGCACCAACTCCATTGAGCCAGGTTGCCAATGTGATGATTCCAGATGCGATGACGATTTCAATTCAGCCTTGGGACAGAACGGCTATCGGAGCCATCGAAAAAGCGATTATCAATTCAAATCTGGGATTTGCGCCATCCAATAACGGAGATAATATCATTTTAAATGTTCCGCCATTGACAGAAGAAAGAAGACGTGAATTGTCTAAACAGGCGAAATCCGAAGCTGAAGCTACCAAAATTACCGTAAGAAATGCACGCCAGGATGGGATGAAAGAACTTCGGAAATTAGAAGGAGTTTCTGAAGATCTGATTAAAGATGAAGAAGCAAAAATTCAATTAATTACAGACAAATATATCAAACTGTGCGACGATCACTTCAAAGTGAAAGAAGGCGAGATTATGAAAATCTAA
- the pyrH gene encoding UMP kinase, translating to MKYERILLKLSGEALMGNRQYGIDNDRLKEYAAEIKKVVDIGCQVAIVIGGGNIFRGLAGAATGMDRVQGDYMGMLATVINGMALQGALEDAGIFTRLQSAIEMDKVAEPFIKRKAVRHLEKGRVVIFGAGTGNPYFTTDTAATLRAIEIDADVILKGTRVDGIYDSDPEKNADAVKYHSLTYSEVFEKDLKVMDMTAFTLSRENNLPIIVFDMNKDGNLLKVVQGETIGTLVNL from the coding sequence ATGAAATACGAACGAATTCTTCTGAAATTAAGTGGTGAGGCATTAATGGGAAACCGTCAATACGGAATTGATAATGACCGACTGAAAGAATATGCCGCTGAAATAAAAAAAGTAGTCGATATCGGTTGTCAAGTGGCGATTGTTATCGGTGGCGGAAATATATTTAGAGGTCTTGCCGGTGCCGCTACAGGAATGGATAGAGTTCAGGGTGACTATATGGGAATGCTGGCCACCGTAATTAATGGGATGGCTCTGCAAGGTGCTTTGGAAGATGCCGGAATTTTTACCCGTTTGCAAAGTGCCATCGAAATGGACAAAGTTGCAGAACCTTTTATCAAAAGAAAAGCAGTTCGTCATTTAGAAAAAGGAAGAGTGGTAATTTTCGGTGCGGGTACTGGGAATCCTTATTTCACTACCGATACGGCAGCTACTTTGCGTGCGATCGAAATTGATGCAGATGTAATCCTGAAAGGAACAAGAGTCGATGGAATTTATGATTCTGATCCTGAAAAAAATGCTGATGCGGTGAAATATCATTCCTTAACGTACAGCGAAGTTTTTGAAAAGGATTTAAAAGTGATGGATATGACTGCTTTTACTTTAAGTAGAGAAAATAATTTACCCATTATTGTTTTTGATATGAATAAAGATGGAAATCTATTAAAAGTAGTTCAGGGAGAAACTATCGGAACTTTAGTGAATTTATAG
- the porQ gene encoding type IX secretion system protein PorQ codes for MRKITAVSALLITSLLSAQEGTNVYPFLNIPGSARQAALGGDAVSVRDFDVSFAAINPGLMNLNQDQMVSINYASYLAGSQYGTISFVKDLEEGHLIGFNARYMDYGKMPRTDESAEINGQFGAMDASLGLSYAYQFDEDFTIAGGANFVTSKIDNYTSMAVVGTAAITYHNTQSRETVALVFRNFGYQFKSFNGLRENVAFRVDLGYTRILDEFPLAFTITAHDLQKLNISQDFNNNGQEINWSRKVADHFSLGAELFPEQAFNIRFGYNVRRGNELAVLDQRSFAGLSAGFGIKISSFRFDYAHIRYHNASNVNMFGLTLDLIEVSGNRR; via the coding sequence TTGAGAAAAATCACCGCTGTTTCTGCTCTATTAATTACTAGCTTACTATCTGCTCAGGAAGGGACGAATGTGTATCCTTTTCTGAATATTCCCGGATCTGCCAGACAGGCAGCTTTAGGTGGTGACGCTGTTTCGGTCCGTGATTTTGATGTGAGTTTCGCCGCAATCAATCCCGGATTGATGAATTTGAATCAGGACCAAATGGTTTCCATCAACTATGCTTCTTATCTCGCCGGCTCGCAATATGGAACCATCAGTTTTGTAAAAGATTTAGAAGAAGGTCATCTCATTGGTTTTAATGCCCGATATATGGATTACGGCAAAATGCCTAGAACGGATGAAAGTGCAGAAATCAATGGCCAGTTTGGCGCGATGGATGCTTCACTGGGACTTTCCTACGCGTACCAGTTTGATGAAGACTTCACCATTGCCGGTGGTGCTAATTTTGTCACTTCAAAAATCGACAATTATACCTCAATGGCTGTTGTTGGAACGGCCGCAATTACTTATCACAACACCCAGAGCCGGGAAACAGTGGCTTTGGTATTCCGGAATTTTGGCTATCAATTCAAATCGTTTAATGGTCTTCGTGAGAATGTAGCTTTTCGGGTGGATTTAGGATATACCAGAATTTTAGATGAATTTCCTTTGGCGTTTACCATTACGGCTCACGATTTGCAAAAACTCAATATCTCGCAGGATTTCAACAATAACGGTCAGGAAATTAACTGGAGCCGCAAAGTGGCCGATCATTTTTCTTTAGGCGCTGAACTTTTTCCGGAACAGGCTTTTAATATCCGGTTTGGGTATAACGTAAGACGCGGAAATGAACTGGCCGTTTTGGATCAAAGAAGTTTTGCCGGCTTGTCCGCAGGTTTTGGGATAAAAATTTCGAGTTTCAGATTTGATTATGCTCATATAAGATATCACAATGCTTCAAATGTCAACATGTTTGGATTGACGCTCGATTTAATCGAAGTTTCGGGAAATAGAAGATAA
- the cmk gene encoding (d)CMP kinase translates to MRKPVIAIDGYSSTGKSSISKIIAQKLGLVHLDTGALYRGITYFALKNCLNADGEINLQELFNRFNEIELEFKPIDRELVMFLNGNDISTDIRTNEISQNVSLIASQKEVRDFLLDAQREMAEKGGVIMDGRDIGTVILPTADFKFFLTASVDERTKRRFLELQSLGIETDENTVRENLISRDKTDSEREVAPLRKAHDAITIDNSDFTKNETVDLILSYLKGF, encoded by the coding sequence ATGAGAAAACCTGTAATTGCTATCGACGGCTACTCTTCTACCGGCAAAAGTTCGATTTCTAAAATCATTGCTCAAAAACTCGGTTTGGTTCATCTGGATACCGGAGCGCTGTATCGCGGTATTACCTATTTTGCTTTGAAAAACTGTTTAAATGCAGATGGTGAAATAAACTTGCAGGAACTCTTTAACAGGTTTAATGAAATAGAACTCGAATTTAAACCAATCGATCGTGAACTGGTGATGTTCCTTAATGGTAATGATATCTCTACAGATATTCGGACCAATGAAATCTCTCAAAATGTAAGCTTAATTGCCAGTCAAAAAGAAGTTCGTGATTTTCTGCTCGATGCTCAAAGGGAAATGGCAGAAAAAGGTGGCGTTATTATGGATGGCCGCGATATCGGAACTGTCATTTTACCAACAGCCGATTTTAAATTCTTTCTGACAGCCAGTGTCGACGAACGGACAAAAAGACGCTTTTTGGAATTGCAAAGTTTAGGCATCGAAACGGATGAAAATACCGTACGGGAAAATTTAATCTCCAGAGATAAAACAGACAGCGAAAGAGAAGTTGCTCCGCTAAGGAAAGCGCACGATGCGATCACCATCGATAATTCAGATTTTACAAAAAATGAAACTGTAGATCTGATTTTATCCTACCTAAAGGGCTTTTAA
- a CDS encoding YtxH domain-containing protein: MSKKGNNAASVLAGLLAGAAAGVVLGMLYAPEEGAETRKKIKSKANDLKDQAVDQYSKVSEKAKEQYEDVSGKVKDQYDTISSQLKETADKVVSSVKEGYDKYKDEAVAKTKEVVGDVENELDGMKS, translated from the coding sequence ATGTCAAAAAAAGGAAATAATGCAGCAAGTGTATTAGCAGGTTTATTAGCTGGAGCAGCAGCAGGTGTTGTTCTGGGAATGCTTTATGCTCCGGAAGAAGGTGCAGAAACAAGAAAAAAAATCAAGAGCAAAGCAAATGATTTAAAAGATCAGGCAGTTGATCAGTACAGTAAGGTTTCTGAGAAAGCAAAAGAACAGTATGAAGACGTATCGGGGAAAGTAAAAGATCAATATGATACGATCTCATCTCAACTGAAAGAAACTGCGGACAAAGTAGTATCTTCTGTAAAAGAGGGCTATGACAAGTACAAAGATGAAGCAGTTGCGAAAACCAAAGAGGTTGTAGGTGATGTAGAAAATGAATTAGACGGAATGAAGTCTTAA
- a CDS encoding phage holin family protein, with protein MVDIVKEFASKKIDLLKMEMTEKSSLTVGTLTYLILASVAALFFIILFNIGLGLLIGSWLGNYAYGILIMAGFYLLILIITFAARNAIKNKVADKIIKFINS; from the coding sequence ATGGTTGACATTGTAAAAGAATTCGCCTCAAAAAAAATAGATTTGCTCAAAATGGAGATGACGGAAAAATCTTCACTCACTGTGGGCACTTTAACCTATCTTATTTTAGCATCTGTTGCGGCTTTGTTCTTCATCATTCTCTTTAATATTGGTTTGGGTTTACTCATTGGTTCTTGGTTGGGTAATTACGCCTACGGAATTTTGATTATGGCCGGGTTTTATTTATTGATTTTAATCATCACTTTTGCCGCCCGAAATGCCATCAAAAATAAGGTGGCCGATAAAATTATTAAATTTATAAATTCCTAA
- a CDS encoding phosphoribosyl-ATP pyrophosphatase, giving the protein MSTKYNSLEELRRKKALLKKEVSELEDLLTFDNAKESLSALTNGFTDKYLQESKSVDGETKISLNTGEIVKEISGNIKDSILNKNAVYGFAKSDAGMSIVENAMKLGAVTFVGNYARKNLYNKSWKKKMIGLALIYLAPIALRFIRKKLDDYQKSKTTSSFEQLI; this is encoded by the coding sequence ATGAGCACGAAATACAACAGTTTGGAAGAACTCCGAAGAAAGAAAGCACTGCTGAAAAAAGAGGTTTCTGAGTTAGAAGATCTTTTAACCTTCGATAATGCCAAAGAAAGTCTAAGTGCTTTAACTAATGGTTTTACAGATAAATATCTGCAGGAAAGCAAATCGGTTGACGGCGAAACCAAAATTTCCCTGAATACCGGCGAGATTGTAAAGGAGATTTCCGGTAATATAAAAGATTCAATTCTAAACAAAAATGCGGTGTACGGCTTTGCAAAAAGCGATGCGGGAATGAGTATTGTTGAAAATGCAATGAAATTAGGAGCGGTAACTTTTGTCGGTAATTATGCCCGGAAAAATCTTTATAATAAAAGCTGGAAGAAAAAGATGATCGGTTTAGCGCTTATTTATCTGGCACCAATCGCACTTCGATTTATCCGTAAAAAATTAGATGATTATCAAAAAAGCAAAACAACTTCCAGTTTCGAACAGTTGATATAA
- a CDS encoding RNA methyltransferase has protein sequence MLTAHKKKILQSLDKKKFRQKYNLFLVEGNKTIKEIPTSKFRIKEFFSVNPSELSVGNIVATEISPNELQKISFLQHPKDSVAVCELTEELLLEETGIQLILDGIQDPGNLGTIIRLADWFGISQIICSEDTVDFYNPKVIQASMGSFLRVNIVYRNLENYLSTTHQPLIGTDMEGTDLYDYQFPTQFNLVLGNEGNGIRPEIENLLTDKITIPRFGKSQSTESLNVAMSAGIILGQIFGQK, from the coding sequence ATGCTTACGGCTCATAAAAAAAAGATTTTACAGTCTCTTGATAAAAAGAAGTTCAGACAAAAATACAATTTGTTTTTGGTTGAGGGTAATAAAACGATTAAAGAAATACCAACTTCAAAGTTCCGAATCAAAGAATTTTTTTCGGTAAACCCTTCTGAATTATCAGTTGGCAATATCGTTGCCACAGAAATTTCACCCAATGAATTACAGAAAATAAGTTTCCTGCAACATCCGAAAGATTCAGTGGCAGTCTGCGAACTTACGGAAGAATTGTTATTAGAGGAAACAGGCATTCAATTAATTTTAGACGGAATTCAGGATCCCGGAAACTTGGGAACGATTATCCGGCTGGCGGACTGGTTTGGGATTTCGCAAATCATCTGTAGTGAGGATACCGTGGATTTTTATAATCCAAAGGTAATTCAGGCAAGTATGGGTTCTTTTCTGCGGGTAAACATCGTTTACCGGAATTTAGAAAATTATCTTTCTACCACTCATCAGCCGCTAATCGGAACGGATATGGAGGGCACTGATCTTTATGATTATCAATTCCCGACCCAATTTAATTTAGTTCTCGGGAATGAAGGAAACGGAATCAGACCGGAAATTGAAAATTTATTGACGGACAAAATAACGATTCCGCGCTTTGGAAAATCACAGTCTACAGAAAGTTTGAATGTAGCGATGTCTGCCGGGATTATCTTGGGTCAGATTTTCGGACAAAAATAA
- the tamL gene encoding translocation and assembly module lipoprotein TamL, translating to MSRKHFSKYFQKYYLFFSSAITIVFLYACSTTKKVPDGEFLLTKNNFRYEDGKVHDEEIESHVSQKPNKKQLFILPIGLWMYNATNPKYDSILAEYMTYPNEMRDQKLRDSLFVKYKHPEFVGKRLFYERFLQNIGQPPVILDQRKTEQSATSVRKFLVYKGYWDTDVKFTQDLDSAAKKAQVNYLITHKDPTYISDYYYNIPDPAIKNIYEQHLAKSLVRGKKILDQAVLEKEVKRINDLMKDYGYYKFNNSNEDIYFTADTLQSRKNVPLTMDIHKDSIDSRYKLTTIGKVNVHLLEKLSDSADTVKDSLLRINFYKLDDQYKTMSLWRPIILRPGDVYDQRNLDLTKRNIAAMNNFSIIKYDEILRKSSDSILDVNYFLAPLPKYDLKVATDINYSQILNFGVSPSIDLTSRNVFGGAENLTTSLSGIFGSVTSSKNTSQRTLAYEILAQTSLSFPRLLLPFQTWKLIPKKYSPTSSITLGASVQDNIGLGRIGFNAGLNYFANANDIVSHRLSIFNTQLSLTRNKDRYYDFFPQDAEVRNQMFNIYSPALYQDFIAGSISSDDLSTMIVDDKSFQESLTGDNLSSLNNFLQSLINKDRQTQDILISSVIYNFIYNEIGKKDRPNPFYFNGKFEVAGNIFSIFNSNRKNDGIVSGPARTIFKIPYSQFVKFDFDVRKYFTFNNEKQTLALRQFIGIGIPYGNSSTMPFVRSYFNGGSNDIRAWRVYGGLGPADSQLDARVRSYVMDNIKLTTNIEYRMPFTDMFEGAAFVDAGNIWSLKDSGFGDQFKFNKFISQMGVGTGVGLRINIAYITLRLDAAYKVYDPNQPVGDRWVFGSTWKPVVNFAFGYPF from the coding sequence ATGAGCCGTAAGCATTTTTCAAAATATTTTCAAAAGTATTACTTATTTTTTTCATCTGCAATCACAATTGTTTTTTTGTATGCCTGCAGCACCACAAAAAAGGTTCCAGATGGTGAGTTTCTTTTGACCAAAAATAATTTCAGATATGAAGATGGAAAAGTGCATGATGAGGAAATTGAAAGTCATGTGAGTCAAAAGCCCAATAAAAAGCAACTTTTCATCTTGCCAATTGGATTATGGATGTACAATGCAACCAATCCCAAATACGATTCTATTCTTGCAGAATACATGACTTATCCCAATGAAATGAGGGATCAAAAACTTCGGGATTCTCTTTTTGTGAAATACAAACATCCGGAATTTGTTGGAAAACGGCTTTTTTATGAAAGATTTTTGCAGAATATTGGTCAGCCTCCGGTTATTTTAGATCAGAGAAAAACGGAACAGAGCGCAACCTCAGTTCGTAAATTCTTAGTATATAAAGGATATTGGGATACGGATGTGAAGTTCACCCAAGATTTAGATTCAGCTGCAAAAAAAGCACAGGTTAATTATTTAATTACCCATAAAGATCCAACCTATATCAGCGATTACTACTATAATATTCCAGATCCGGCCATTAAAAACATTTATGAGCAACATCTTGCTAAAAGCTTGGTTCGTGGGAAAAAAATACTGGATCAGGCGGTTTTAGAAAAAGAAGTCAAAAGGATTAATGATTTGATGAAAGACTATGGTTATTACAAATTCAATAATTCTAATGAAGACATATATTTTACGGCAGATACGTTACAAAGCAGAAAGAATGTTCCTTTAACCATGGATATTCACAAAGACTCCATAGATTCGCGTTATAAGCTTACGACAATCGGAAAAGTGAACGTTCATCTTTTGGAAAAATTATCGGATTCTGCAGATACGGTCAAAGATTCATTATTAAGAATTAATTTTTATAAGCTCGATGATCAGTACAAAACAATGTCCTTGTGGCGACCAATTATTTTGCGGCCTGGCGACGTATATGATCAGAGAAATTTGGATTTAACGAAGAGGAATATCGCCGCGATGAATAATTTCAGTATCATTAAATATGATGAGATTCTCCGAAAGTCCAGCGACAGCATTTTAGATGTAAACTATTTTCTGGCACCATTGCCAAAGTATGATTTAAAAGTGGCGACCGATATTAATTATTCTCAAATTTTAAATTTTGGGGTTTCCCCTTCTATTGATCTTACAAGCCGTAATGTTTTCGGAGGTGCTGAAAACTTGACGACAAGTCTTTCCGGGATTTTCGGTTCGGTGACCAGTTCTAAAAATACAAGCCAACGAACCCTGGCGTATGAAATTTTAGCACAAACTTCGTTGAGTTTCCCTCGTTTACTGCTTCCTTTTCAAACCTGGAAATTGATTCCCAAAAAGTACTCTCCTACTTCATCGATTACTTTAGGAGCTTCAGTTCAGGATAATATAGGATTAGGAAGAATTGGCTTTAACGCAGGTCTGAACTACTTTGCCAACGCTAACGATATTGTTTCTCACCGGCTTTCGATTTTTAATACCCAATTAAGTTTAACCCGAAATAAAGACCGTTATTATGACTTCTTTCCACAGGATGCCGAAGTCCGAAACCAAATGTTTAACATTTATTCACCTGCTTTATACCAGGATTTCATCGCAGGAAGTATAAGTTCAGATGATTTATCAACCATGATTGTGGATGATAAAAGCTTTCAGGAATCGTTAACCGGTGATAACCTTTCTTCATTAAATAACTTTCTGCAGTCTTTGATCAATAAAGACCGTCAAACGCAGGATATTCTTATTTCTTCAGTAATTTATAATTTTATTTATAATGAAATCGGAAAGAAAGACCGTCCTAATCCCTTCTATTTTAATGGTAAATTTGAAGTCGCCGGAAATATTTTCAGTATATTCAATAGCAATCGAAAGAACGATGGAATCGTTTCTGGCCCCGCCAGGACCATTTTCAAAATCCCCTATTCCCAGTTTGTGAAATTTGATTTTGATGTCAGAAAATATTTCACCTTTAATAATGAAAAACAAACTCTGGCATTAAGGCAGTTTATCGGAATCGGGATTCCGTACGGGAATTCGTCGACAATGCCTTTTGTAAGATCTTATTTTAATGGTGGTTCCAATGATATTCGTGCCTGGCGCGTGTATGGAGGTTTGGGTCCTGCAGATTCTCAACTCGATGCAAGAGTTCGTTCTTACGTAATGGACAATATAAAACTGACCACCAATATTGAGTATAGAATGCCATTTACAGACATGTTTGAAGGTGCAGCCTTCGTAGATGCAGGAAATATCTGGAGTTTAAAAGACAGCGGATTTGGTGACCAGTTTAAGTTTAACAAATTCATTTCTCAAATGGGAGTCGGAACCGGGGTTGGTTTAAGGATTAATATCGCCTACATTACTTTGCGGTTAGATGCAGCATACAAAGTCTACGATCCCAACCAACCTGTGGGCGATCGCTGGGTTTTTGGAAGTACCTGGAAACCGGTGGTTAATTTTGCTTTCGGTTATCCTTTTTAA
- a CDS encoding DNA gyrase/topoisomerase IV subunit A, translating into MEEQENHREESLRKVSGLYKDWFLDYASYVILDRAIPSIFDGFKPVQRRIMHSMRELEDGRYNKVANVVGNTMKYHPHGDASITDAMVQIGQKELLIDTQGNWGNIFTGDSAAAARYIEARLTPFALEVVFNPKTTEWAKSYDGRNNEPIDLPVKFPLLLAQGVEGIGVGLSTKIMPHNFNELIDASIAHLKGKKFQIFPDFITGGMLDVSNYNDGERGGRIRARARIIQKDKNTLCITELPFGKNTSDLIDSVIKANEKGKIKIKKIEDNTSDQVEINIFLANDVSPDKTIDALYAFTDCEIPISPNACVIVGDKPMFLNVSEILRQNTDHTVSLLKKELQIELHELQENWHFSSLERIFIENRIYHDIEEVKSWDEVIATIDKGLKPHTTHLLRAVTEEDILRLTEIRIKRISRFDLDKFKENILALEGKIEQVKYHLEHLIPYAIDYYVNIQKKYGKGRERKTELRIFDTIDATKVAVANEKFYANFEEGFIGTSLKKDQYLFDCSDIDDIITFQKDGTMRVVKVEAKTFIGKNIQHVAIWKKNDKRTVYNMIYREGKDGPYYMKRFSVTGVTRNTDYKLASDKKGSEMLYFSANPNGEAEKVTVLLKPNARVRKSKIDIDFSDLAIKGRDSKGNVVTKYIVKKVDLKEEGHSTLAPRKIWFDETVRRLNADARGTLLGTFKGDDKIVIINAHGEAKLVSFELGNRFDDEYLVLEKWRPEQPITCIYFDGEKQIYFIKRFLLENTANVQNFMPSDHPKSFVENVLIANNATAEIIFTKEKGKDKEPETVNIDEFISVKGIKAIGNQFIKDKVKSINIIIPEPEEEVIKEEEETENTENLSDDEVPEEGTIGDLFDLE; encoded by the coding sequence ATGGAAGAGCAAGAAAATCACCGGGAAGAATCGCTGAGAAAAGTTTCCGGTCTGTACAAGGACTGGTTTCTCGATTATGCATCATACGTTATTTTGGACCGTGCGATTCCCTCTATTTTTGATGGATTCAAACCGGTGCAAAGAAGAATCATGCACTCCATGCGGGAGCTGGAAGACGGCAGATATAACAAAGTTGCCAATGTCGTAGGAAATACGATGAAGTACCATCCGCACGGTGATGCGTCGATTACCGATGCAATGGTTCAAATTGGGCAGAAAGAATTGTTGATTGATACACAGGGAAACTGGGGAAATATATTCACCGGAGATTCTGCGGCAGCAGCCAGATATATTGAAGCAAGATTAACCCCTTTCGCTTTGGAGGTAGTCTTTAATCCCAAAACCACAGAATGGGCTAAATCTTATGACGGTAGAAATAATGAACCTATTGATTTACCGGTAAAGTTCCCGCTGCTACTTGCTCAGGGAGTAGAGGGAATTGGAGTAGGACTTTCGACCAAGATTATGCCTCATAATTTCAACGAATTAATCGATGCTTCTATCGCTCATTTAAAAGGGAAGAAATTTCAGATCTTTCCGGATTTCATTACGGGTGGAATGCTCGATGTTTCAAATTATAATGACGGCGAACGTGGCGGAAGAATCCGCGCCAGAGCCCGGATTATTCAGAAAGATAAAAACACGCTTTGCATTACTGAACTTCCTTTTGGCAAAAACACCAGCGATTTAATTGATTCCGTCATTAAAGCCAATGAAAAAGGCAAGATCAAAATCAAGAAAATTGAAGACAATACATCAGACCAGGTTGAAATTAACATCTTCCTTGCTAATGATGTTTCGCCCGATAAAACAATCGATGCCTTATACGCGTTTACCGATTGCGAAATTCCGATTTCACCGAATGCCTGCGTAATTGTCGGTGATAAACCGATGTTCCTGAATGTGTCGGAAATCCTGAGACAGAATACAGATCATACCGTTTCTCTGCTTAAAAAAGAACTGCAGATCGAATTGCATGAACTGCAGGAAAACTGGCATTTTTCTTCTTTAGAAAGAATTTTTATTGAGAACAGAATTTACCACGATATTGAGGAAGTTAAATCCTGGGACGAAGTAATTGCGACCATCGATAAAGGTTTGAAACCTCATACCACCCATTTGTTAAGAGCGGTAACAGAAGAAGATATTTTAAGATTAACCGAAATCCGAATTAAAAGAATTTCGCGTTTTGATTTAGATAAATTCAAGGAAAACATCCTGGCTCTTGAAGGAAAAATTGAGCAGGTTAAATATCATTTAGAACATTTGATTCCGTATGCAATTGACTATTATGTAAATATTCAAAAGAAATACGGAAAAGGAAGAGAACGGAAAACTGAACTCAGAATTTTTGATACGATTGATGCGACGAAAGTTGCGGTGGCCAACGAGAAATTCTACGCCAATTTTGAGGAAGGATTCATCGGAACTTCACTGAAAAAAGATCAGTATTTATTCGACTGTTCGGATATCGACGATATTATTACCTTCCAGAAAGACGGGACGATGCGGGTGGTGAAAGTAGAAGCCAAAACTTTTATCGGTAAGAATATTCAGCACGTTGCCATCTGGAAAAAGAACGATAAAAGAACGGTCTACAATATGATTTACCGGGAAGGAAAAGACGGCCCTTATTATATGAAACGTTTTTCTGTGACCGGAGTTACCAGAAATACCGATTACAAATTAGCTTCGGATAAAAAGGGGTCTGAAATGTTATACTTCTCTGCAAACCCTAATGGCGAAGCCGAGAAAGTAACCGTTTTATTAAAACCAAATGCGCGGGTCAGAAAAAGCAAAATCGATATTGATTTCTCAGACCTGGCGATAAAAGGCCGCGATTCCAAAGGGAATGTGGTCACCAAATATATCGTCAAGAAAGTTGATTTAAAAGAAGAGGGTCACTCGACTTTAGCCCCGAGAAAAATCTGGTTTGATGAAACCGTCCGTCGATTAAATGCCGATGCACGGGGAACTTTACTGGGTACTTTCAAAGGCGATGACAAAATAGTAATTATCAATGCTCACGGGGAAGCCAAGTTGGTGAGTTTCGAACTGGGTAACCGTTTTGATGATGAATATTTGGTCCTCGAAAAATGGAGACCAGAGCAACCAATTACCTGTATTTATTTTGATGGTGAAAAACAGATTTATTTTATTAAAAGATTCCTGCTCGAGAATACGGCGAACGTTCAGAATTTCATGCCGTCTGATCATCCGAAATCATTTGTAGAAAATGTCCTGATTGCCAATAATGCGACGGCCGAAATTATTTTCACCAAAGAGAAAGGCAAAGATAAAGAGCCGGAAACCGTTAATATTGATGAATTCATCTCGGTAAAAGGTATTAAAGCGATCGGAAATCAGTTTATCAAAGACAAAGTGAAATCCATTAATATCATCATTCCCGAACCGGAAGAAGAAGTTATTAAAGAGGAAGAAGAAACAGAGAATACAGAAAATCTTTCGGATGATGAAGTTCCGGAAGAAGGAACAATCGGTGATCTTTTCGATCTTGAATAA